A single genomic interval of Oncorhynchus mykiss isolate Arlee chromosome 13, USDA_OmykA_1.1, whole genome shotgun sequence harbors:
- the LOC110486050 gene encoding histone H4-like → MSGRVKEAKGGKELGKGGAKCHRKVLCEKIHGITKPAIGVKRITGLIYEETRLVLKVFLKKVIHDAITYTERKTVTAMDVVYALKPQGRTLYGFRAGESSRCAHYNKRSTITSREIQTAVRLLLPGELAKHAVSEGSKAITKYTSSK, encoded by the exons ATGTCTGGAAGAGTCAAAGAGGCAAAAGGTGGCAAGGAACTTGGAAAAGGAGGCGCCAAGTGTCACCGCAAAGTTCTCTGTGAAAAGATCCATGGAATCACCAAGCCCGCTATCGGTGTGAAGCGTATCACCGGTCTGATCTATGAGGAGACCCGCCTTGTCCTGAAGGTGTTCCTGAAGAAAGTGATCCATGATGCCATCACCTACACCGAGAGGAAGACCGTTACCGCCATGGATGTGGTCTACGCTCTGAAACCCCAGGGACGCACCCTGTACGGTTTCAGAG CTGGAGAGTCCTCTCGGTGTGCCCACTACAACAAGCGTTCTACCATCACCTCCAGGGAGATCCAGACCGCCGTGCGCCTGCTGCTCCCTGGTGAGCTGGCCAAGCACGCAGTGTCTGAGGGCAGCAAGGCCATAACCAAGTACACCAGCTCCAAGTAA